In Campylobacter vulpis, a genomic segment contains:
- a CDS encoding Cj0814 family flagellar-dependent secreted protein — MTLNLNNYANINNGIYASIPKFEREKSHNEFLGYKIDQEGFFTSDFNRAMNLPLSYKIHSKSIENFLTYQNSTHFSKLDLKQTIQNAYKLFSELIDGSKEQFSPLDLNHIPQAFEFDKNSLNITKIYSFDKKEYENFLHNVYENYSPKNNTILTTTFFSLDTKALSENLFSYLPYDINQKAYIDENGNISTSGLFMAFMSNQKIDHYIAEGETNLFGKLQGLDKNIDKSEVDNLWKFLNEYSEYFDPSELFFGILRQNLSIEDFKQLAFSKKSQVLLNEQNVSSEIPSKKTPIQSESQNKETYKDDNAKNELLKKLLENKFGKSEELELLFGIKFSDDKTGEFSKILSKNTPKSVDIKA, encoded by the coding sequence ATGACCTTAAATTTAAACAACTACGCAAATATCAACAATGGGATTTATGCGTCAATTCCAAAATTTGAACGCGAAAAATCCCATAACGAATTTTTGGGCTATAAAATAGACCAAGAGGGCTTTTTTACGAGTGATTTCAATAGGGCGATGAATTTGCCTCTATCTTACAAGATCCACTCAAAAAGTATAGAAAATTTTTTAACATATCAAAACAGCACACATTTTTCAAAACTCGATTTAAAGCAGACTATACAAAACGCTTATAAACTTTTTTCCGAGCTTATAGACGGCTCTAAAGAGCAATTTAGTCCCTTAGATTTAAATCATATCCCTCAAGCTTTTGAATTTGATAAAAATTCTCTTAATATAACAAAAATTTATTCTTTTGACAAAAAAGAATATGAAAATTTTCTTCATAATGTTTATGAAAATTACAGCCCAAAAAATAATACCATTTTAACAACGACTTTTTTTAGCTTAGACACAAAAGCATTGAGTGAGAATTTATTTTCTTATCTTCCATACGATATAAATCAAAAGGCTTACATTGATGAAAATGGCAATATTTCCACATCAGGACTTTTTATGGCTTTTATGTCAAATCAAAAAATCGACCATTATATTGCAGAGGGGGAGACTAATTTATTTGGTAAATTGCAAGGTTTGGATAAAAATATAGACAAAAGCGAAGTGGATAATTTGTGGAAATTCCTTAATGAATATAGTGAATATTTTGACCCAAGTGAGCTATTTTTTGGAATATTGAGACAAAATTTAAGCATAGAGGATTTTAAGCAACTTGCTTTTTCTAAAAAATCTCAAGTTTTATTAAACGAGCAAAATGTCTCAAGTGAAATTCCATCGAAAAAAACCCCCATACAAAGCGAAAGTCAAAACAAAGAAACCTATAAAGATGATAATGCAAAAAATGAACTTTTAAAAAAATTATTAGAAAATAAATTTGGTAAAAGTGAAGAATTAGAACTTCTTTTTGGGATTAAATTTAGTGATGATAAAACAGGAGAATTTAGCAAAATTCTTTCTAAAAACACTCCAAAAAGTGTGGATATAAAGGCTTAA
- a CDS encoding DNA ligase — translation MRVVIQFLFCRFFIFIFLINFALADELLLLNRFESKDFKDANLSEYLMSEKLDGVRGIWDGKGFKSRKNYPIKSPEFFRANFPSFMLDGELYLGKNSFDKISALIRKDDEKNALWRDITYNVFDVPKACEEFKLSPCSLKNRLSVLEKYLEKYPNSHIKIIPHFEIQSQEHLEKFYQKVLKEGGEGLVIRKNNAPYEKGRTNNALKLKPYEDAECKVVGYTQGRGKFEGMVGALQCQMPNGKIIKIGSGLKDKDRANPPQINAIITYKFSGYTKNNLPRFPVFLRLKEPPSLQ, via the coding sequence ATGCGAGTGGTTATACAATTTTTGTTTTGTAGATTTTTTATTTTTATCTTTTTGATAAATTTTGCTTTAGCTGATGAGCTGTTATTGCTAAATCGATTTGAATCAAAAGATTTTAAAGACGCAAATCTAAGCGAATATTTAATGAGTGAAAAGCTTGATGGAGTGCGAGGAATTTGGGATGGAAAAGGCTTTAAGAGTCGAAAAAATTATCCTATAAAAAGTCCTGAATTTTTTAGGGCAAATTTTCCTTCTTTTATGCTTGATGGAGAACTTTATTTGGGTAAAAATTCTTTTGATAAAATTTCTGCTTTGATTCGTAAAGATGATGAAAAGAACGCTCTTTGGAGAGACATTACCTATAATGTTTTTGATGTGCCAAAAGCTTGTGAAGAATTTAAGCTTAGTCCTTGCTCTCTTAAAAATAGACTAAGTGTTTTAGAAAAATATTTAGAGAAATATCCAAATTCCCATATTAAAATTATCCCTCATTTTGAAATTCAAAGTCAAGAACACTTAGAAAAATTTTATCAAAAGGTGCTAAAAGAGGGTGGAGAGGGACTTGTGATTAGGAAAAATAATGCTCCCTACGAAAAAGGACGCACTAATAACGCTCTAAAACTTAAACCTTACGAAGATGCAGAATGTAAAGTTGTAGGATATACGCAGGGAAGAGGTAAATTTGAGGGTATGGTAGGGGCTTTGCAATGTCAAATGCCAAATGGTAAGATTATCAAAATCGGCTCAGGTTTGAAAGATAAAGATAGAGCAAATCCTCCGCAAATAAATGCCATTATCACTTATAAATTTAGTGGATATACTAAAAATAATTTGCCGCGTTTTCCTGTATTTTTACGCCTTAAAGAGCCTCCGTCCTTACAATAA
- a CDS encoding proline dehydrogenase family protein: protein MIQKSIALAEELQNKIEHNLSATERRFHAKMQKLLNNPNNKVMLIELLDRSFRCKDKKASFELIGHTLNKFGIADFFSPFEKFLLFSFLNFGRLAPNLSVPFFVSHLRDDTKAMVLDSSESSLAPHIAKRKMEHNITLNVNLIGEEVLGEAESQYRMQKYEEALKSSYITYISIKITTIFSQINIIDFDYSKEEVVKRLDKLYALALEEQKRQGVSKFINLDMEEFRDLELTVAAFMESVSKFDIKAGIVLQAYIPDSYEYLKKLLTFSKERVLKGMQPIKIRFVKGANMESEETIASQKGWELPTFSRKIDTDSNYNKMLDLVLEDENYKYINIGIASHNIFEIAYAYTRINEAGAGESFTFEMLEGMSLQCSYELSQMHDLILYAPVCDEAHFNNAIAYLVRRLDENTSEDNFMRYFFNLKVGSKEWQEQKELFLHALEGIKTLDNSTHRKQDRSQISKAASSYETKTFTNESDTDFILPQNRLWAQNIKAKYENLQDYDAYPVAGELDFTRAHLNTLEVKDKVAHRPIGKVYLAGEKEIKQALQVAKNSNFTQKSSDELYSTLSKVAKLMRERRGDLIGLAALETGKTFLEIDPEVSEAIDFIEFYPHSLETLQKQNPNTTFKPKGIGVTIAPWNFPVGISAGTIAAPLAAGNVVIYKPSSLSTLTGFMLCQCFWDAGIPKDALIFLPAKGSDISTHLLSDEAVKFSILTGGEETAYAMLQANPTLLLSAETGGKNATIVSKFADRDSAVKNIIHSAFSNSGQKCSATSLLVLEDEVYKDKEFKKALVDAAQSLAVGSSFVLKNKLGALCDKPSKKLLKAINELEAGEEWALKPQFINDNPHLMTPGIKYGVKKGAFTHMNELFAPLLSVMRARDLKEAIAIVNSTGYGLTAGFESLDEREWEYFHTHIEAGNIYINKPTTGAIVLRQPFGGVKKSAIGFGRKVGIYNYITQFMDIEARTDTNLLNSPLASALEKLSKASDESTQATLANAALMAQSYAYHHKHEFSVARDYVKIRGEDNLFSYTKIKNLAFRVCDEDNLQDILGVIIGCHTLSLSPLVSYNTTQSSIITELKKICKAVDLGVDFVEENEEQFIAKISKFERIRYHAKADKNSPLYQAATKEAKIIIRDKPLLNGRFELLFYYNEKALSISYHRYGNLGIRALKNLQ from the coding sequence ATGATACAAAAATCCATCGCCCTAGCAGAAGAGCTACAAAATAAAATCGAGCACAATCTCTCCGCTACCGAGCGGAGATTCCACGCTAAAATGCAAAAGCTTCTTAATAATCCTAACAATAAGGTAATGCTCATAGAGCTACTTGACCGCTCTTTTCGCTGTAAAGATAAAAAAGCGAGTTTTGAGCTTATAGGGCATACGCTTAATAAATTTGGCATAGCAGACTTTTTCTCACCTTTTGAGAAGTTTTTGCTTTTTAGCTTTTTAAACTTTGGCAGGCTTGCTCCTAATCTTAGTGTGCCGTTTTTTGTTTCGCATTTAAGAGATGATACAAAGGCTATGGTTTTAGATTCTAGCGAAAGCTCCCTAGCCCCCCACATCGCCAAACGCAAAATGGAGCATAATATCACGCTTAATGTTAATCTCATCGGCGAAGAAGTTTTGGGTGAAGCGGAGAGCCAGTATCGTATGCAAAAATATGAAGAAGCCCTTAAATCAAGCTATATCACTTATATTTCTATCAAAATCACTACAATTTTTTCTCAAATCAATATCATTGACTTTGATTATTCTAAAGAAGAAGTTGTCAAAAGACTTGATAAGCTCTACGCCCTAGCCTTAGAGGAGCAAAAAAGACAAGGTGTAAGTAAATTTATCAATTTGGATATGGAGGAGTTTAGGGATTTAGAGCTTACCGTGGCAGCCTTTATGGAGAGTGTGAGCAAATTTGACATTAAAGCGGGCATTGTCTTGCAAGCTTATATTCCTGACTCTTATGAATATCTCAAAAAGCTTTTAACCTTTTCAAAAGAAAGGGTTTTGAAAGGTATGCAGCCCATTAAAATCCGCTTTGTAAAAGGTGCAAATATGGAGAGTGAAGAAACGATCGCTAGTCAAAAAGGTTGGGAGCTGCCGACCTTCTCGCGTAAAATCGACACCGATAGCAATTATAATAAAATGCTAGATTTAGTGCTAGAAGATGAAAACTACAAATACATAAACATTGGCATAGCAAGCCACAATATTTTTGAAATCGCTTATGCTTACACGCGCATTAACGAAGCTGGGGCGGGTGAGAGCTTTACCTTTGAAATGCTTGAGGGTATGAGTTTGCAATGCTCTTATGAGCTTTCACAAATGCACGATTTAATCCTTTACGCGCCTGTGTGTGATGAAGCGCATTTTAATAATGCCATTGCTTATCTTGTGCGCCGTCTTGATGAAAACACAAGCGAAGATAATTTTATGCGCTATTTTTTCAATCTAAAAGTCGGCTCTAAAGAGTGGCAGGAGCAAAAGGAGCTATTTTTACACGCGCTTGAAGGCATTAAAACACTTGATAATTCCACACATAGAAAACAGGATAGAAGCCAAATTTCTAAAGCTGCTAGCTCCTATGAAACAAAAACTTTTACCAATGAGAGTGATACGGATTTTATCTTGCCGCAAAATAGACTATGGGCGCAAAATATCAAGGCAAAATATGAAAATCTACAAGATTATGATGCCTATCCTGTGGCTGGGGAGCTTGATTTTACACGGGCACATTTAAACACTTTAGAAGTCAAAGACAAAGTTGCACATCGCCCTATAGGCAAGGTTTATTTAGCTGGCGAAAAGGAAATAAAACAAGCCTTGCAGGTGGCGAAAAATTCAAATTTCACTCAAAAAAGTAGCGATGAGCTTTATAGCACTTTATCTAAAGTCGCCAAGCTTATGCGCGAGCGAAGGGGTGATTTGATAGGGCTTGCAGCACTTGAAACGGGTAAAACCTTTTTAGAAATCGATCCTGAAGTAAGCGAAGCGATTGATTTTATAGAGTTTTACCCACACTCTTTAGAAACGCTACAAAAGCAAAATCCAAATACCACCTTTAAGCCAAAAGGCATAGGTGTTACCATAGCTCCTTGGAATTTCCCTGTGGGCATTTCTGCTGGCACTATAGCTGCCCCTTTGGCTGCGGGCAATGTCGTCATCTATAAGCCTTCATCGCTCTCCACTCTTACAGGCTTTATGCTTTGTCAATGCTTTTGGGACGCTGGGATTCCAAAAGATGCCCTAATCTTTCTCCCTGCTAAAGGTAGTGATATATCTACTCATCTTTTAAGCGATGAAGCGGTGAAATTTTCCATACTCACAGGTGGTGAAGAGACTGCCTACGCAATGCTGCAAGCAAATCCAACACTACTCTTAAGCGCAGAAACAGGGGGCAAAAACGCGACCATAGTGTCCAAATTTGCCGATAGAGATAGTGCGGTCAAAAACATTATCCACTCTGCCTTTTCAAATTCTGGGCAAAAATGCTCAGCGACTTCTTTGCTTGTGCTAGAAGATGAGGTTTATAAAGATAAGGAGTTTAAAAAAGCTCTTGTCGATGCGGCACAATCTCTAGCAGTAGGAAGCTCTTTTGTGCTAAAAAATAAACTCGGGGCATTGTGTGATAAGCCAAGCAAAAAGCTTTTAAAGGCTATCAATGAGCTAGAAGCAGGAGAAGAGTGGGCATTAAAACCGCAATTTATCAATGATAATCCACATCTAATGACTCCGGGCATAAAATATGGCGTCAAAAAAGGAGCTTTCACGCATATGAATGAGCTTTTCGCACCGCTTTTGAGTGTGATGAGAGCAAGAGATCTAAAAGAAGCCATTGCAATCGTTAATTCCACAGGATATGGGCTTACAGCTGGATTTGAAAGCTTAGATGAAAGAGAGTGGGAGTATTTTCATACACATATTGAAGCGGGGAATATCTATATCAACAAGCCCACAACTGGGGCTATCGTGCTAAGGCAGCCCTTTGGTGGGGTGAAAAAATCCGCCATAGGCTTTGGGAGAAAGGTAGGGATTTATAACTACATCACGCAATTTATGGACATAGAGGCAAGAACTGATACAAATTTACTTAATAGTCCCTTAGCAAGTGCATTAGAAAAACTAAGCAAAGCAAGTGATGAAAGCACACAAGCTACCCTAGCAAATGCCGCCCTTATGGCACAATCTTACGCTTATCATCATAAGCACGAATTTAGCGTGGCGAGGGATTATGTAAAAATCCGCGGTGAAGATAATCTTTTTTCTTACACTAAAATCAAAAATTTAGCTTTTAGGGTGTGTGATGAAGATAATTTACAAGATATTCTAGGCGTAATCATAGGATGCCATACGCTAAGTTTAAGCCCTCTTGTAAGCTATAACACTACACAAAGCTCTATAATCACAGAACTTAAGAAAATCTGCAAGGCAGTCGATTTGGGAGTAGATTTTGTGGAAGAAAATGAGGAGCAATTTATCGCTAAAATTTCAAAATTCGAACGCATTCGTTATCACGCTAAGGCGGATAAAAATAGCCCTCTCTACCAAGCTGCTACAAAAGAAGCTAAAATCATTATCCGTGATAAGCCCTTGTTAAATGGGCGTTTTGAGCTTTTATTCTACTACAATGAAAAAGCTTTAAGCATTTCGTATCATCGCTATGGAAATTTAGGTATTCGTGCCTTAAAAAATTTACAATAA
- the cgpA gene encoding glycoprotein CgpA produces MKKNRWILFFLIFSFAYANDNPFSGEQNVSIITPSSFTRSDVKFNSNARILKSVSFNYINLDGTEETLVLDVNKSIDWHDTYTIVRSKSPEPSKILDVSVTIPSKGNADSNLSIDVELPLQSGSIDKLLTYSVYKNKIRLNTNDELVSDFSIGNPSKIVMDFKSNIISPSKVVRIKNSFFKRLDFGSHKGYYRLVLYLDGKYNYKIEKDASGYTIFVL; encoded by the coding sequence ATGAAAAAAAATAGGTGGATTTTATTTTTTTTGATTTTTAGTTTTGCTTACGCAAATGATAATCCCTTTAGCGGTGAGCAAAATGTTAGCATCATTACTCCATCATCTTTTACGAGAAGTGATGTAAAATTTAATTCTAATGCGAGAATTTTAAAAAGTGTTAGTTTTAATTATATCAATTTAGATGGCACGGAAGAAACTCTCGTGCTAGATGTAAATAAAAGCATAGACTGGCACGATACCTATACCATAGTGCGTTCTAAAAGTCCCGAACCATCTAAAATTCTAGATGTTTCTGTAACGATACCAAGCAAGGGTAATGCGGACTCAAATCTTTCTATTGATGTGGAGCTCCCACTTCAAAGTGGAAGCATAGATAAGCTTTTAACTTATAGCGTTTATAAAAATAAAATTCGTCTTAATACAAATGACGAGCTGGTGTCTGATTTTTCTATAGGTAATCCTAGCAAAATTGTGATGGATTTTAAGTCAAATATTATCAGTCCTAGTAAGGTTGTGAGGATAAAAAATTCCTTTTTTAAAAGGCTAGATTTTGGCTCTCATAAGGGTTATTATCGTTTGGTATTATACTTAGATGGCAAGTATAATTATAAGATAGAAAAAGATGCGAGTGGTTATACAATTTTTGTTTTGTAG
- the ybeY gene encoding rRNA maturation RNase YbeY: MILCEEDCKFLDNIAKTLSPKDVELIFVEDEEMRELNLKYRNKNKSTDVLSFPLQAVNKTLPLGSIVINKALAQKKAKEFQHSLEDEISLLFIHAMLHLLGFDHEKDKGEMREKEEELIRFFKLPQSLIVRTEAL; the protein is encoded by the coding sequence ATGATACTTTGCGAAGAAGATTGTAAATTTTTAGATAATATAGCTAAGACTTTAAGTCCTAAAGATGTCGAACTTATCTTTGTAGAAGATGAGGAGATGAGAGAATTAAATTTAAAATATAGAAATAAAAATAAAAGCACAGATGTATTGTCCTTTCCCCTACAAGCCGTCAATAAGACTCTCCCACTTGGCAGCATAGTTATTAACAAAGCTCTAGCACAGAAGAAAGCTAAAGAATTTCAACATAGCTTAGAAGATGAAATTTCCCTACTTTTTATCCACGCTATGCTTCATTTACTAGGCTTTGACCACGAAAAAGATAAGGGCGAAATGCGTGAAAAAGAAGAAGAATTAATTCGCTTTTTTAAACTTCCTCAAAGTCTTATTGTAAGGACGGAGGCTCTTTAA
- the eno gene encoding phosphopyruvate hydratase gives MLVIEDVRAFEVLDSRGNPSVKAEVILSDGSSGSAIVPSGASTGSKEALELRDGGDRFGGKGVLKAVSNINENIADEIMGLDAFNQTQLDELLRELDGTKNYSKLGANATLGVSMANARAVANSLGMPLYRYLGGANASVLPVPMCNIINGGAHANNNVDFQEYMIMPYGFVSFKESLRAVCEIYAVLKKELANGGHPTALGDEGGFAPNLANNTEPIEFLMTCIKKAGYEKQIKIALDVASTEFYKDGKYHLEGRSFTSEELIARYVELCAKYPICSIEDGLAENDFEGWIKLTKELGNKIQLVGDDLFVTNEEILKEGIVKKMANAILIKPNQIGTLTQTMRAVRLAQRNNYKCIMSHRSGESEDAFIADFAVALNTGQIKTGAPARADRTAKYNRLLEIELENDEYLGEGL, from the coding sequence ATGCTAGTCATCGAAGATGTAAGAGCTTTTGAGGTTTTAGATAGCAGGGGGAATCCTAGTGTTAAAGCGGAAGTGATTTTAAGCGATGGAAGTTCTGGTTCTGCCATAGTGCCAAGTGGGGCTAGCACGGGTTCTAAGGAGGCTTTGGAACTTAGAGATGGGGGAGATAGATTTGGCGGAAAGGGCGTTTTAAAGGCTGTTTCTAACATCAATGAAAATATAGCTGATGAGATTATGGGACTTGATGCTTTTAATCAAACTCAGCTTGATGAGCTTTTGCGTGAGCTTGATGGAACGAAAAATTATTCTAAACTTGGAGCAAATGCAACTTTAGGTGTTTCTATGGCAAATGCAAGAGCGGTAGCGAATTCTTTGGGTATGCCGCTTTACCGTTATTTAGGTGGTGCAAATGCAAGCGTTTTGCCTGTGCCGATGTGTAATATCATCAATGGCGGAGCACATGCAAATAATAATGTCGATTTTCAAGAATATATGATTATGCCTTATGGTTTTGTTAGTTTTAAAGAGAGCTTAAGGGCGGTTTGTGAAATTTATGCTGTTTTGAAAAAAGAGTTGGCAAATGGCGGACACCCAACTGCTTTAGGTGATGAGGGGGGCTTTGCACCAAATTTGGCAAATAATACAGAGCCTATCGAGTTTTTAATGACTTGCATTAAAAAGGCTGGGTATGAAAAGCAAATTAAAATCGCCCTAGATGTCGCAAGCACGGAATTTTATAAGGACGGCAAGTATCATTTAGAGGGTAGAAGTTTTACGAGTGAGGAACTCATTGCGCGTTATGTGGAGCTTTGTGCGAAGTATCCTATTTGTAGTATTGAGGACGGCTTGGCGGAAAATGATTTTGAGGGGTGGATTAAACTTACAAAAGAGCTGGGAAATAAAATTCAGCTTGTGGGCGATGATTTATTTGTAACAAATGAGGAAATTTTAAAAGAGGGCATTGTCAAAAAAATGGCAAATGCCATTTTGATTAAGCCTAATCAAATCGGCACACTCACGCAAACTATGCGAGCCGTGCGTTTGGCACAAAGAAATAATTATAAGTGCATTATGTCGCATCGTTCAGGCGAGAGTGAAGATGCTTTTATCGCTGATTTTGCAGTGGCTTTAAATACGGGGCAGATTAAAACAGGTGCGCCAGCAAGAGCAGATAGAACGGCTAAGTATAATAGATTGCTTGAGATTGAGCTTGAAAATGATGAGTATTTAGGAGAGGGACTCTGA
- a CDS encoding bacteriocin — MKRLLNIIALSALLVNFAFANDLLAKLSNDAVSDNSVGVKILSLDEMKEVRGGYLTVPIKLSNNEIGMLAVTTINAHDAGVHFGSRDGSEIKYDKNGNYVPSKSGLCGIGVAYCNAPSSAKLQEYMQVAGDPVLNALGYTVKRQIKTSNLGKPYVLFTYGVVVYNYSSNTVYRVNSSMVLNHNIIIKELAKNYKEQMENALGGWTFRNRR, encoded by the coding sequence ATGAAAAGATTATTAAATATCATAGCTTTAAGTGCTTTACTAGTAAATTTTGCTTTTGCAAATGATCTTCTTGCTAAGCTAAGTAATGATGCGGTGAGTGATAACAGCGTAGGAGTAAAAATTCTTAGCCTTGATGAGATGAAAGAGGTTAGGGGAGGGTATCTAACCGTTCCTATTAAACTTTCAAATAATGAAATTGGAATGTTAGCCGTTACAACAATAAATGCACATGATGCCGGTGTTCATTTTGGCAGTCGTGATGGAAGTGAAATTAAATATGATAAAAATGGCAATTATGTCCCATCTAAAAGTGGCTTATGTGGCATAGGAGTTGCCTATTGTAATGCTCCAAGCAGTGCAAAATTACAAGAATATATGCAAGTTGCTGGAGACCCGGTTTTAAATGCTTTGGGTTATACCGTTAAGAGACAAATTAAAACTTCAAATCTAGGAAAACCTTATGTGCTTTTTACTTATGGTGTTGTTGTTTATAATTATTCTTCAAATACAGTTTATAGGGTCAATTCTAGTATGGTTTTAAATCATAACATTATTATTAAAGAATTAGCTAAAAATTATAAGGAGCAAATGGAAAACGCTCTAGGTGGTTGGACTTTTAGGAATAGAAGATGA
- the putP gene encoding sodium/proline symporter PutP translates to MEVVKINTEIAITFIAYSALMLFIGFYFYRKNKNTEDYFLGGRSLGPVVSALSAGASDMSGWLLMGLPGALYVSGFVESYIAIGLSIGAFLNWVFVAKRLRIYTSVIANSITIPDYFETRFDDDKHILRIVCAIVILVFFTFYVSSGLVGGAKLFESTFGIDYTHALTTGTIIIVIYTFLGGYKAVCWTDMIQGLLMMSALIIVPLVMLSNLGGYEAAINIVQEIKPQNLSMGEGVSLLTIISALAWGLGYFGQPHILVRFMSIRSTKEIPTATIVGISWMVISLIGACFIGILGIAYVYKFNLSLQDPEKIFIVMSQLLFNPWIAGILLSAILAAIMSTASSQLLVSSSTLAEDFYRRIFKQDASSQMVMRLGRIGVLLVALIAFLISTDKNSSVLSIVAYAWAGFGASFGSVMLFSLFWSKMTRMGAIAGMVTGAVVVVAWKNYLAGILGFPLYEIVPGFVCASFVIIIVSLMTKVRPGTQKAYETMLKNL, encoded by the coding sequence ATGGAGGTTGTAAAAATTAACACAGAAATTGCTATTACCTTTATCGCTTATTCTGCTTTAATGCTATTTATCGGTTTTTATTTTTATAGGAAAAATAAAAATACAGAAGACTACTTTTTAGGTGGTCGCTCACTAGGTCCCGTGGTTTCAGCCCTATCAGCTGGGGCTAGTGATATGAGCGGTTGGCTTTTGATGGGCTTACCAGGCGCTTTATATGTGAGTGGTTTTGTAGAAAGCTATATCGCCATAGGTCTTAGTATAGGGGCGTTTTTAAACTGGGTTTTTGTCGCTAAAAGACTTAGAATTTATACAAGCGTGATTGCAAATAGCATTACAATCCCTGATTATTTTGAAACGCGTTTTGATGATGATAAGCACATTTTACGCATAGTTTGTGCCATTGTGATTTTGGTATTTTTTACTTTTTATGTTTCTTCTGGGCTTGTAGGTGGGGCGAAGCTTTTTGAAAGCACATTTGGGATTGACTATACTCACGCCCTTACCACAGGGACTATTATCATCGTAATTTATACATTTTTAGGTGGTTATAAGGCAGTATGCTGGACGGATATGATTCAAGGACTTTTAATGATGAGTGCTTTAATCATCGTGCCTTTGGTAATGCTTTCAAATTTAGGAGGTTATGAAGCTGCCATAAACATCGTCCAAGAAATCAAACCTCAAAATTTATCTATGGGTGAGGGCGTGTCATTGCTTACCATTATATCGGCTCTTGCGTGGGGACTAGGCTATTTTGGACAACCGCATATTTTGGTGCGTTTTATGTCTATACGCTCAACAAAAGAAATTCCAACTGCCACGATTGTGGGGATTTCTTGGATGGTGATTTCGCTTATCGGGGCTTGTTTTATAGGAATTTTAGGCATTGCTTATGTGTATAAATTTAATCTCTCTTTGCAAGATCCAGAAAAAATTTTTATTGTGATGAGTCAGCTTCTCTTTAATCCTTGGATTGCTGGAATTTTACTTTCAGCTATCTTAGCGGCAATAATGAGCACGGCTAGTTCGCAACTTCTTGTTTCAAGCTCGACTTTAGCAGAGGATTTTTACCGCCGTATTTTCAAACAAGACGCAAGCTCACAAATGGTAATGAGACTGGGCAGAATAGGCGTTTTATTGGTAGCTTTGATTGCCTTTTTAATCTCAACAGATAAAAATTCAAGTGTCTTAAGCATAGTCGCTTATGCGTGGGCTGGCTTTGGTGCTAGCTTTGGCTCCGTGATGCTCTTTTCACTCTTTTGGAGTAAGATGACGCGTATGGGTGCAATTGCAGGTATGGTTACGGGTGCTGTTGTGGTTGTGGCTTGGAAAAATTATTTAGCAGGAATTTTGGGCTTTCCACTTTATGAAATTGTGCCGGGCTTTGTGTGTGCTAGTTTTGTGATTATCATCGTAAGCTTAATGACTAAGGTGCGTCCGGGCACTCAAAAAGCTTATGAAACTATGCTTAAAAATCTTTAA
- a CDS encoding C39 family peptidase yields the protein MEKVLKKFIIIFFIPLALWAEFVVKSYQELKNERVIRQNYEESCGAASLATLLNLIDDKKLSELELLQVMSKKELYTDMVSFADLNEAVEKLGYESKAYKIDKQILEKLVNVPMLVKIEDDPRFPHFVVIINHKGNYLQVLDPSHGEYISSKREFYSIWDRYDKGGYALMIVPKKTLKTFKLNLPNKINYEFDFNFFK from the coding sequence ATGGAAAAAGTTTTAAAAAAATTTATTATTATATTTTTTATACCCTTAGCGTTGTGGGCGGAATTTGTAGTCAAGTCTTATCAAGAGCTTAAAAACGAAAGGGTGATAAGGCAAAATTATGAAGAATCTTGCGGAGCGGCTTCTTTAGCTACCTTGCTTAATCTCATCGATGATAAAAAATTAAGCGAATTAGAGCTTTTGCAAGTGATGAGCAAAAAAGAGCTTTATACGGATATGGTAAGCTTTGCGGATTTAAATGAAGCGGTTGAAAAGCTAGGCTATGAAAGTAAAGCATATAAAATCGATAAGCAAATTTTAGAAAAACTTGTCAATGTCCCTATGCTTGTGAAGATTGAAGATGACCCACGCTTTCCGCATTTTGTGGTGATTATCAATCATAAAGGTAATTATTTACAAGTGCTTGACCCAAGTCATGGAGAATATATAAGCTCCAAAAGAGAATTTTATAGCATTTGGGATAGGTATGATAAGGGCGGATATGCTTTGATGATTGTTCCTAAAAAGACTTTAAAAACTTTTAAGCTTAATTTGCCAAATAAAATAAATTACGAATTTGACTTCAATTTTTTTAAATGA